The Candidatus Cloacimonadota bacterium region AGGCTTGTGGGAGGGATACCAGGATATAGAGTTGGATAGTGTATGTGAAGCAAGCGAGGCACTTCCCGGTTCTGTGATCTTTTGTGAACAGGAACGCTTGGTGGATGCAGTTAATGCTTCTCCGGCGGGCTTGATTATCACGAATCCTGCTTTTGCTCCCCGCTTTCAGGGCAGAAGCCTTTTGATCTGTGATAAACCGTATATCGGTTTCATGAGCTTGGTGGCTTATTGGTTGAAGCTGGATGCCGGAGTAATGGAATACTCTATTCATCCAAGTGCAATCATCGATTCAAGCGCTCGGTTTGAGGGCGAAGTCTCAATCGGCGCATATAGCGTTGTGGGTGCCAATGTCACTTTGGGCAAGGGTGTTCGCATCGGTGCCGGTTGTCATATTGGTGAAAACGTTTGCATAGGCAGTGCCAGTGTGTTGCACGATAGAGTGTGCCTGTATGCTGATACAGAGATTGGCAAGAATTGCGAGATTCACAGCGGTGCTGTATTGGGTGCAGATGGCTTTGGCTATCTGGTTTTGGAAGGTCGCCAGACCAAGATACCCCAGGTAGGCAATGTGGTGATTCACGATGATGTGGAGATTGGTGCAAACAGCACTATCGATCGGGCTACCTTGGGCTCCACAGTAGTGGGTAAGGGTACTAAGATCGACAATCTGGTGCAAGTAGGCCACAATTGCGTGATCGGGCAAAACAGCGTGCTTTGCGCACAGGTTGGCCTTGCTGGCAGCACGATTGTGGGAGACTACGTGTATCTGGCCGGTCAGGTTGGAGCGGCTGGACACCTCAGCATCGGAGATGGAGCAATGGTGGGAGCGCAAAGCGGCATAGCCGGTAGTATACCTGCTGGAGCGCGTTACTTTGGCACTCCCGCTGCGGATGCCAATCAAATGAAACGCGTTTATGTGGCTCAGAAGTATCTGCCAGATATGTATCGGGATTACCAAAAAAGACTCAAGGATGAAAAGTAATGAAAGAATATAAACAGACTATTGGTTCTGAAGTATCCTACACCGGGATCGGTTTACACAGCGGAGAAGTCTCCACGATCCGCTTCAAACCAGCCGGTTGTGATGATGGCATTGTGTTTATCAGGATAGATTTACCAAATCGTCCTGAAATACCAGCAGATATCGATCATGTGGTGGATATTTCCCGGGGCACAACCATCGGAGTTGGAGACGCTACTGTAGGCACCATCGAACATGTCCTCTCTGCCATCAAGGGCTTGAATCTGGATAATGTCCGCATCGAAATCGACGGGCCAGAAGCGCCGGTGGCAGATGGTAGTCCCATTGTGTTCTTCAATCTGTTGAAGCAAGCCGGGAAGGTTCAACAGGATAGCGAACGCGTCTATTTTGAGATCGAGGGTCCCATCAGTTTTTCCGCACCAAGGGAAAATGTGGACGTGGTAATAGTGCCTTCCAATGAGCTGAAAATCACTTTCATGATAGATTATAAACATCCCTATCTGGGTACTCAATATACCTGGCTACCAAATCTCGATGTGTATGAAAAGGAGTTTGCCGGAGCCAGAACTTTCTGCTTTATCAAAGAGATCTTGCAGCTCAAAGAAATGGGGCTGATCAAGGGTGGTTCTCTGGAAAACGCCTTGGTGATTGCGGAACCCGGCATTAGCGACGAGGAACTGAAACACTTACAGGATGTATTTGGCTATCACAATAAGGTGACCGTGTCCGAAGAAGGCATCCTGAACAGCCATCCGCTCCGCTATTACAACGAATTTGTACGCCACAAAGTATGTGATCTTTTGGGAGACATCATGCTATTGGGAGTGCCCATCAAAGGGCATATCCTAGCTGCGCGCAGCGGGCACAAAACCAATGTGGAACTGGTAAAAAAACTACGTCAGATCCAGAAAAAGCAAGAGCTTCAGATGATATACCAGAAGGCTAAAAGCAAAGAAGTGGTGTTCGACATCAACGCCATCATGCGGATCATCCCGCATCGCTATCCCTTCCTGCTGGTAGATAAGATTCTGGAATTCATTCCCGGTGAAAGCATTGTGGGAATGAAGAATGTAACCATCAATGAACCTTTTTTCCAGGGGCATTTCCCTGGACATCCCATCATGCCCGGTGTGCTGATCATCGAAGGTATGGCACAGGCGGGAGGCATCATGTTGCTCAATCAACTGGACAATCCACAGGATTATGTGGCGTACTTTGCTTCCATAGACAACGTGAAGTTCCGCAAGCCGGTGATGCCCGGGGATACACTTCGTTACGAGCTTACAGTG contains the following coding sequences:
- the lpxD gene encoding UDP-3-O-(3-hydroxymyristoyl)glucosamine N-acyltransferase yields the protein MKRFKQHIGATEVIAATQGLWEGYQDIELDSVCEASEALPGSVIFCEQERLVDAVNASPAGLIITNPAFAPRFQGRSLLICDKPYIGFMSLVAYWLKLDAGVMEYSIHPSAIIDSSARFEGEVSIGAYSVVGANVTLGKGVRIGAGCHIGENVCIGSASVLHDRVCLYADTEIGKNCEIHSGAVLGADGFGYLVLEGRQTKIPQVGNVVIHDDVEIGANSTIDRATLGSTVVGKGTKIDNLVQVGHNCVIGQNSVLCAQVGLAGSTIVGDYVYLAGQVGAAGHLSIGDGAMVGAQSGIAGSIPAGARYFGTPAADANQMKRVYVAQKYLPDMYRDYQKRLKDEK
- a CDS encoding bifunctional UDP-3-O-[3-hydroxymyristoyl] N-acetylglucosamine deacetylase/3-hydroxyacyl-ACP dehydratase, producing MKEYKQTIGSEVSYTGIGLHSGEVSTIRFKPAGCDDGIVFIRIDLPNRPEIPADIDHVVDISRGTTIGVGDATVGTIEHVLSAIKGLNLDNVRIEIDGPEAPVADGSPIVFFNLLKQAGKVQQDSERVYFEIEGPISFSAPRENVDVVIVPSNELKITFMIDYKHPYLGTQYTWLPNLDVYEKEFAGARTFCFIKEILQLKEMGLIKGGSLENALVIAEPGISDEELKHLQDVFGYHNKVTVSEEGILNSHPLRYYNEFVRHKVCDLLGDIMLLGVPIKGHILAARSGHKTNVELVKKLRQIQKKQELQMIYQKAKSKEVVFDINAIMRIIPHRYPFLLVDKILEFIPGESIVGMKNVTINEPFFQGHFPGHPIMPGVLIIEGMAQAGGIMLLNQLDNPQDYVAYFASIDNVKFRKPVMPGDTLRYELTVISLKRSLAKMHGDTYVNGEKVTEGDFMAMITKRNV